In the Streptomyces sp. NBC_00193 genome, CCCTGATGGCGGTCGTCGCCGAGTCCACCCGGGACGAGGCCCTGAGGGACCGGATCCGGTCGGCGATCGTGGACCGGCAGAAACGTCTCGTCGTACTGGGACGCGAACGGGCGCAGGCCCGGGGCGAACTCCCCTACGAGGAGGACCAGTCCCTCGCCTCCCACACCACGGACCTGATCTTCGACGTGATCGCGGGCACGGTGGTCCACCGGGCGCTGGTGAGCTCCGAGCCGGTGGACGAGCTGTGGGTGGCCACCTTCACGGCCCTGCTCATGTACGGCCTCCAGGGTTCCGCCGCCGGCCCTTCCGGCCCCGCACCGGCGGTGTGACCACGGCGGGCCGGCCGCCGTCCGACAGGGGCAGGAAGTCCTCGCACCAGGCCGGCGCCGAGGCGATCAGCGCCTCGGAGCGCGGATTGTGGCCCGGCCAGGGCCTCGGGCGCCCCGGCCAGTCGGCCCAGCGCAGGCTGTCGGCCTCCTCCGGCGGCAGCAGGCCGGAGGCCACCAGGGCCGCCCGGCCCGCTTCGAGCCCGGCCAGCCGGTAGCCGTACTCCGAGGAGTCCACCTCGTGGACGTGGGCGTCGATGAGCAGCACCGAGGCCGCCACCCCGTCGAGGCCGCGCACGATGCCCGCCCGCACGCAGGAGGCGTACACCTCGGGCAGCCGGCGGTCCGCCGGAACGGCGTTCAGCACCTCCGTCAGCCCGTCCCGGCCGGGCGGCTCGAAGTCGGCGGCGATGTACGCGTACGGCCCGCAGTTGGTCTGCATGAGCACCCGGGCGGTCACCCCGTACACGGGGACGGGAAGGTGGCGGCCTGTCATGGCCGCCACCTTAGGCGTCGCGGGCAACGGGCCGTCAGAAGCCCGGCGGCTCCGTGTACGTGCCCCACTCGTCCCGCAGCAGGTTGCAGATCTCGCCCATCGTGGCCTCGGCGCGCACCGCGTCCAGCATCGCCGGGATCATGTTCGATCCGTCGCGGGCGGCGGCCAGCATGGCGTCCAGCGCCGACTTCACCTTCGCGTCGTCCCGGCCGGCCTTGCGCTCCGCGAGTTCGCGGACCTGTACGGTCTCCACCTCGTGGCTGACCCGGAGGATCTCCAGGTCCCCGGTGACCGAGCCGTGGTGGCAGTTGACGCCCACGACCCGCTTGTCGCCCTTCTCCAGCGAGCGCTGGTACTGGAAGGCCGACTCGGCGATCTCCCCGGTGAACCAGCCGTCCTCGATGCCGCGCAGGATGCCCGAGGTGATCGGACCGATCGGGTGCTGCCCGTTCGGGTGGGCGCGCAGTCCGCGCTCCTTGATCTGGTCGAAGATCTTCTCGGCCTCGGCCTCGATGCGGTCGGTGAGCTGCTCGACGAACCAGGAGCCGCCCAGCGGGTCGGCCACGTTGGCCACGCCCGTCTCCTCCATCAGCACCTGCTGCGTGCGCAGGGCGATCTCGGCGGCCTGCTCGCTCGGCAGCGCGAGGGTCTCGTCGAGGGCGTTGGTGTGGAGGGAGTTCGTGCCGCCCAGGACGGCCGCGAGGGCCTCCACGGCGGTGCGCACGACGTTGTTGTAGGGCTGCTGGGCGGTGAGGGAGACCCCGGCCGTCTGGGTGTGGAAGCGCAGCCACATCGTCTTCTCGGACTTCGCCCCGTACACCTCCTTCATCCAGCGGGCCCAGATGCGGCGGGCGGCGCGGAACTTGGCGATCTCCTCGAAGAAGTCGAGGTGCGCGTCGAAGAAGAAGGAGAGCCCGGACGCGAAGTGGTCCACGTCCAGCCCGCGCGAGAGGCCGAGCTCCACGTACCCGAACCCGTCGGCGAGGGTGTACGCGAGTTCCTGCGCGGCCGTGGCTCCGGCCTCGCGGATGTGGTAGCCGGAGACGGAGAGCGGCTTGTAGGCGGGGATGCCGTTCGCGCAGTACTCCATGAGGTCGCCGATGAGGCGCAGGTGCGGCTCGGGTTCGAAGAGCCACTCCTTCTGGGCGATGTACTCCTTGAAGATGTCGGTCTGCAGCGTCCCGTTGAGGACGGCCGGATCGACGCCCTGGCGTTCGGCGGCCACCAGGTACATGCAGAAGGCCGGGACGGCCGGACCGCTGATCGTCATGGAGGTGGTCACGTCGCCGAGCGGGATGTCCTTGAAGAGGATCTCCATGTCGGCGGCGGAGTCGATGGCCACCCCGCAGTGGCCGACCTCGCCGAGCGCGCGGGGGTCGTCGGAGTCGCGCCCCATCAGGGTGGGCATGTCGAAGGCGACGGAGAGCCCGCCGCCGCCGGCGGCCAGGATCATCTTGTAGCGCTCGTTGGTCTGCTCGGCGTTGCCGAACCCGGCGAACTGCCGGATGGTCCAGGTCCGCCCCCGGTAGCCGGTGGCGTGCAGGCCGCGGGTGTACGGGTACTCCCCCGGCCAGCCGATGCGCTCGAAACCCTCGTACGAGTCGCCGGGCCGGGGTCCGTAGACGGGATCGACGGGGTCGCCGGAGAGCGTGGTGAAATCGGCCTCGCGCTTGCGGGCCTTGTCGTACCGGGCCTGCCAGCGACGGCGGCCTTCCTCAATGGCGTCAGCGTCCATGCTCTGAATTTACTAGGACGTCCTAGTAAATGTCGATGGCCAACCCCCGGGGAGTCGCCCCGGGGGTGGATGGATCACCGCAGGTGGATCACCTGGGGCCGCTGGGATCAGGCGCGGGCGGTGGCCGGATCGCCGACGACGAGGGGCTCGACCTCGGCGCGGATCTTGCGCTCGACGAAGAACGCGGCGAGCGGGATCGTGCCGGAGACCAGGACCCACAGGAGCTTGCCGAACGGCCACTTGGCCTTGGAGCCCAGGTCGAAGGCGAACACCAGGTAGATCATGAACAGCACACCGTGCGCCTGCGAGACCGCGAAGGTCAGGTCGGCGCCGGTGTCGAAGCCGTACTTCGCCACCATGCAGGCACAGAGGATGAGGAGCATGACCGCGGTCACGTAGGCCATGACGCGGTAGCGGGTCAGCACGCTTCGTTTCATGCCGTCGAGCCTAGCCGTCCGGTTTGCACGATCTTGACGGGGGCCGGGACCAGAGTGCGTCCACGGCGTCCGACTCCGGGCGCAGCCCCAGCTCGCGGAGCTGGTTGACGGCCATCATGGCGGTGAACAGCGCGTTCGGGTTGGCGCCGCCGATGCCCAGGTCTGCGACCGCCCGGCCGAAGCGGGCGGTGAAGGCGCTCGCGTCGACGCGGCCCCCCGGCCCGGCCGCCCCTGCCAGCCCGAGCCCCGCCTCCTCCAGGGCCGCGGCCTGGCTCAGCAGCCGGTCCAGGTGGGACACCGCCTCGGCGCCGCGGCGCACGGCGAAGGTGTGCCCGTCGGTGAGGAGTCCCGCCTCCCCCGCCTCGAAGAGGACGGCCGCGGAGCCCAGTACGGTCCGGATCTTGAGCTGGTCGGCGTCGGCCATGGCGCCGCAGGGCCCGTTGCCCTCGTCGGACAGGTGCAGGACGCCGGGGTCCCGCAGGTGCACGATCACGTGCCCGGCGCAGTGCCCCTGGCTGCGCAGCACGCGGACCGCTCCGTCGGCGAAGGTCCAGCCGGTGAACCGGAGCGGGCCGATGCGGATCAGTTCCGGCGGCCGTTCCTCGTAGGTCCGGGTCGTCTCGCCGAAGGGGCGCATCGGCCGGAAGAGCGCGACCACCCGGGCCGCGGTTCCTGCCGGGTCGGTCAGCGCCGCGGGCCCGGCGACGCGCTCGAAGGCCCGCACCCAGTACCCCACCGGGTCCCGCATCTGGGCCACGTCGGGGGCGGGGACACAGTGCTCCGCCGGTACGCCCAGTCCGTCGGCCAGGTCGTTGTTGCCGACGTGGTCGAGGTGGCCGTGCGTGGTGAGCACCAGCGCCCGGGACCAGGGGCCGACCCGGCCGGCCGCCTCCAGCAGCGCCGCGCGGAAGGGCTCCGTCACCCCGGTGTCGACGAGCACCAGGGTGTCGCCGGCCCGGTGCACCAGGGCGTTGGCCACGTCCGGCTGCCCGCGGCCGAGGTCCAGTTCCTGCCCGAGGACCAGTACGGTCCGGTCGTCGATCTCGATCAGGTCACCGAGCGCGGTCATCGGCCCTCCGCGGTCCCGTCCGGGCCCCACCCCTGCCGAGCGTACGCCGCCGTCGCGGGCGCCGCCCTCGCAGGCGCCGCCGCCCGCGTCAGGCGGCGGTCAGTGCTCCTCGAAGTCGGCCGCGGCCACCCGGAGCGGGCGCAGGAGCGCGAAGATCTCCCCGCACTCCTCGGCGTCGTAGGCGCCCAGCCCGAAGTCGATCTCCATCAGCGCCTTCGTGGCCGCCTCGACCACCTCGCGGCCCTTGTCCGTGATCGACGCGAGCGTGCCGCGCCCGTCGTTGGGGTTGGGGCGCCGGGCGACGAGCCCGGACTTCACCAGCCGGTCCACTGTGTTCGTCACCGACGTCGGATGCACCATCAGCCGCTCGCCGATCTTCGACATCGGCAGTTCACCGGCCTTGGAGAAGGTCAGCAGC is a window encoding:
- a CDS encoding methylmalonyl-CoA mutase, producing the protein MDADAIEEGRRRWQARYDKARKREADFTTLSGDPVDPVYGPRPGDSYEGFERIGWPGEYPYTRGLHATGYRGRTWTIRQFAGFGNAEQTNERYKMILAAGGGGLSVAFDMPTLMGRDSDDPRALGEVGHCGVAIDSAADMEILFKDIPLGDVTTSMTISGPAVPAFCMYLVAAERQGVDPAVLNGTLQTDIFKEYIAQKEWLFEPEPHLRLIGDLMEYCANGIPAYKPLSVSGYHIREAGATAAQELAYTLADGFGYVELGLSRGLDVDHFASGLSFFFDAHLDFFEEIAKFRAARRIWARWMKEVYGAKSEKTMWLRFHTQTAGVSLTAQQPYNNVVRTAVEALAAVLGGTNSLHTNALDETLALPSEQAAEIALRTQQVLMEETGVANVADPLGGSWFVEQLTDRIEAEAEKIFDQIKERGLRAHPNGQHPIGPITSGILRGIEDGWFTGEIAESAFQYQRSLEKGDKRVVGVNCHHGSVTGDLEILRVSHEVETVQVRELAERKAGRDDAKVKSALDAMLAAARDGSNMIPAMLDAVRAEATMGEICNLLRDEWGTYTEPPGF
- a CDS encoding DUF3817 domain-containing protein, whose product is MKRSVLTRYRVMAYVTAVMLLILCACMVAKYGFDTGADLTFAVSQAHGVLFMIYLVFAFDLGSKAKWPFGKLLWVLVSGTIPLAAFFVERKIRAEVEPLVVGDPATARA
- a CDS encoding MBL fold metallo-hydrolase; amino-acid sequence: MTALGDLIEIDDRTVLVLGQELDLGRGQPDVANALVHRAGDTLVLVDTGVTEPFRAALLEAAGRVGPWSRALVLTTHGHLDHVGNNDLADGLGVPAEHCVPAPDVAQMRDPVGYWVRAFERVAGPAALTDPAGTAARVVALFRPMRPFGETTRTYEERPPELIRIGPLRFTGWTFADGAVRVLRSQGHCAGHVIVHLRDPGVLHLSDEGNGPCGAMADADQLKIRTVLGSAAVLFEAGEAGLLTDGHTFAVRRGAEAVSHLDRLLSQAAALEEAGLGLAGAAGPGGRVDASAFTARFGRAVADLGIGGANPNALFTAMMAVNQLRELGLRPESDAVDALWSRPPSRSCKPDG
- a CDS encoding MarR family winged helix-turn-helix transcriptional regulator, whose amino-acid sequence is MPKPLSLPFDPIARADELWQQRWGPVPSMAAITSIMRAHQILLGEVDAVVKPYGLTFARYEALVLLTFSKAGELPMSKIGERLMVHPTSVTNTVDRLVKSGLVARRPNPNDGRGTLASITDKGREVVEAATKALMEIDFGLGAYDAEECGEIFALLRPLRVAAADFEEH